In Leishmania donovani BPK282A1 complete genome, chromosome 28, one DNA window encodes the following:
- a CDS encoding protein kinase, putative — protein sequence MNNYVLNDEIGQGAFSTIYKGRYRTTTEFYAIASIDKKRRERVVNCVQLLRSMHHSNVIEFHNWYETNNHLWIITEYCTGGDMSTILRSNINLTTQAVQAFGRDVAMGLMHIHSKGVVYNDLQTRNLLMDSAAMLRFHDFSLACLFHDAATRPLVGTPLYMAPELFMEDRPLYSMASDLWSFGCVLHELATGKPPFAASDLETLLNDILTSPTPTVPGAPESFQTLLCGLLEKDPLKRYTWADVVRSEFWDEPLPLPSNGFPSQVAWEDYRRSRSGRAASQYNWTDADVRAAVAHAVAAAKSNASTHNVEERERAAATLNVAKELDFTASAAMLLERLPERTQERAAHTTIHVTTAHGSLVPGCPSTASAASNTFNANGSSSSAVASSRRSRLSESKNSGGDPQRHRVSKGRGAASSRASGSAAIAYEGGRTAYATNSGAKEDRPTEANLHLFASEALRHLTISDLLPHHTDQHIRPLSNNSRIEYTPEPSYDISTLGFTALTAAEINSLTGKEHTAFFRSLYLALSNLSSGYDNVLNTMNYVISLCGDAEVARASVNSSVMRLCVKHAGRKDAPAGFRAAAALIMGLLVRTTAFITSEVASSSILPDIMQLFEDETDVPVKRKLIACIGEFLFYIAVQQKRQRAMWNVQPATVKRIYTWALDSDDDVLKHYAAKMIENMASTPQKEMTLELFADPVFVEKLLAVFALPSVEGRSEDMRSDAVCAAFKLAMVKDELILAVMQCRWLPVTSYATVMQRSTLTHPMQILLTFLNYAIVKGLVTLQSPFARLWSQASFDSHSSGGCGSGRRGCALTSSLSVEDAEEVVGNALFVSEDLLEHLSEAIEQASVAVYGKTLLFVMLIGCVGGSTICQILNSRIVAFLDRLVRDADSYVKRCGAALSAFLGWFVSEKLASIARRVSSTSTATHLAAIQQLLNNSAVRSGIDFQKDVFQSLSTCIDKAMNNTIYGTYRDEFNRIADRFVESPEEVLRYQENICLYLATSYAEMLRRKEASGRFTAIRFLTSVMVPISAEVTATRKESSGATSAARQVLNAVAPNVASLLQETSPIPTNTMRLLVTCGEMAQSKLSGLVSEQLLGHIMDYVNGSGDGGDMYYPLSFIHLCLLVSQRVDIFNYVVRQGLGALALETLASAATGRNEPLVEMCCNLLAVVVRRVAGDSSSRVTAQCASCVQADSISSVLLPICADTANSIALMESAASVIEDFARLSSTARNDLTSASAIAMWAGALSNALLSSARRAVAVSLLTALSTSCESTSRDVLEELKCDSRLMSVLANAADCTHMRLVASEANKILKKLS from the coding sequence ATGAACAACTATGTACTTAATGACGAGATCGGCCAAGGTGCCTTCAGCACCATTTACAAGGGCCGCTatcgcaccaccaccgagTTCTACGCGATTGCCTCCATCGACAAGAAGCGACGGGAGCGCGTCGTGAACTGCGTTCAGCTGTTACGCTCCATGCACCATTCAAACGTCATAGAGTTCCACAACTGGTATGAGACCAACAATCACTTGTGGATCATTACAGAGTACTGCACCGGCGGAGACATGAGCACGATCCTCCGCTCGAACATTAATCTCACCACTCAGGCGGTCCAGGCATTTGGCCGTGATGTGGCTATGGGCCTCATGCATATCCACAGTAAGGGTGTCGTGTATAACGACTTGCAGACTCGTAATCTGCTGATGGACTCCGCAGCAATGCTGCGCTTCCACGACTTTAGCTTAGCCTGTCTCTTCCAcgacgcggcgacgcggccgctggTGGGGACGCCACTGTACATGGCCCCCGAGTTGTTCATGGAGGATCGCCCGTTGTACTCGATGGCATCAGACCTGTGGTCCTTCGGTTGCGTGCTGCACGAGCTGGCGACAGGCAAGCCGCCTTTTGCAGCATCCGACCTCGAGACGCTACTGAACGACATACTGACGAGTCCGACGCCAACGGTGCCCGGTGCGCCGGAGTCTTTTCAAACGCTCTTGTGCGGCCTTCTGGAAAAAGACCCTTTGAAGCGCTACACGTGGGCCGATGTCGTGCGCAGCGAGTTCTGGGATGAgcccttgccgctgccgagcaaCGGCTTTCCATCTCAGGTGGCGTGGGAGGACTACAGGCGTTCGCGTTCTGGACGCGCCGCGAGTCAGTATAATTGGACGGACGCCgatgtgcgcgcggcagtggcgcacgccgtggcggcagcgaaaTCAAATGCTTCCACGCACAatgtggaggagagggagcgagcggcggcgacgttgAACGTCGCAAAGGAGCTGGACTTCACCGCAAgcgcggcgatgctgctggaACGGCTACCTGAGCGGACACAGGAGCgtgccgcacacacaacaaTCCATGTCACCACCGCGCACGGCAGCCTGGTGCCCGGCTGCCCATCCACGGCCTCAGCGGCGTCGAATACCTTCAACGCCAACGGCTCTTCCTCAAGTGCCGTTGCGTCCTCTCGCCGCAGTCGTCTCAGCGAATCAAAAAACAGTGGCGGTGACCCACAAAGGCACCGCGTGAGCAAGGGACGCGGCGCGGCAAGCAGCCGAGCGTCTGGTAGCGCCGCCATAGCGTACGAAGGCGGACGCACCGCGTACGCGACCAACTCCGGCGCCAAGGAGGACCGCCCGACCGAGGCGAACTTGCATCTCTTcgcgagcgaggcgctgcgtcaCCTCACAATCAGCGACCTCCTCCCCCATCATACGGATCAGCACATTCGTCCTCTGAGCAACAATAGCCGCATCGAGTACACGCCCGAGCCGTCGTACGACATCTCCACTCTAGGCTTtacggcgctgacggcggcggagatCAACAGCTTGACGGGTAAGGAACACACCGCGTTTTTCCGCTCGCTCTACCTGGCCCTCTCCAACTTGAGCAGCGGTTACGATAATGTACTCAACACCATGAACTACGTCATTTCGCTCTGCGGTgacgcggaggtggcgcgcgcCTCGGTTAACAGCTCCGTGATGCGGCTGTGTGTGAAGCACGCGGGCCGCAAGGATGCGCCGGCGGGTTttcgtgcagcggcagcgctcatTATGGGGCTTTTGGTGCGCACAACGGCCTTTATCACGTCGGAAGTGGCCTCGTCGTCTATCCTGCCAGACATTATGCAGTTGTTTGAAGACGAAACAGATGTGCCTGTGAAGCGCAAGCTGATCGCATGCATCGGTGAGTTTCTTTTCTACATCGCCGTCCAGCAGAAGAGGCAGCGCGCCATGTGGAACGTGCAGCCGGCCACGGTGAAGCGCATCTACACCTGGGCGTTGGActccgacgacgacgtgctGAAGCATTATGCGGCAAAGATGATCGAGAACATGGCATCCACTCCGCAGAAGGAGATGACGCTGGAGCTTTTTGCCGACCCCGTCTTTgtggagaagctgctggcCGTGTTCGCGCTTCCGTCGGTGGAGGGTCGGAGCGAGGACATGCGCTCCGATGCAGTGTGCGCGGCGTTCAAGCTCGCCATGGTGAAGGACGAGCTGATCCTCGCTGTCATGCAGTGCAGGTGGCTGCCGGTGACGTCGTACGCGACCGTGATGCAGCGATCCACTCTCACGCACCCGATGCAGATCTTGCTAACGTTCCTTAACTACGCCATTGTAAAGGGGTTGGTGACGCTACAAAGCCCGTTTGCTCGATTGTGGTCGCAGGCCTCTTTTGActcgcacagcagcggcggctgcggcagtggccgccGAGGCTGTGCCTTGACGTCCTCGCTCAGCGTTGAGGATGCGGAGGAGGTTGTCGGCAACGCGTTATTCGTGAGTGAGGACTTGCTTGAGCACCTGAGCGAGGCGATCGAGCAGGCGTCAGTCGCTGTCTACGGCAAAACGCTGCTCTTTGTGATGCTTAtcggctgcgtcggcggGAGCACCATCTGCCAAATCCTCAACAGCCGCATCGTCGCCTTCCTCGATCGCCTCGTTCGCGACGCGGACTCGTACGTGaagcgctgtggcgcagccTTGTCGGCCTTCCTTGGCTGGTTCGTGTCTGAGAAGCTCGCGAGCATTGCGCGCCGAGTGTCTTCGacctcgacggcgacgcacctcgccgccattcagcagctgctgaacaactccgccgtgcgcagcggcatcgacTTTCAAAAGGATGTCTTCCAGAGCCTCTCGACCTGCATTGACAAGGCCATGAACAACACGATCTACGGCACCTACCGGGACGAATTCAACCGCATCGCCGACCGCTTTGTCGAGAGCCccgaggaggtgctgcggtaTCAAGAGAACATATGCCTGTACCTCGCCACTTCCTACGCAGAAATGCTGCGACGCAAGGAGGCGAGCGGCCGCTTCACTGCTATTCGTTTCTTGACGTCTGTCATGGTGCCCATCTCGGCcgaggtgacggcgacgcgcaaGGAAAGCAGTGGCGCCACGTCGGCCGCGCGCCAGGTGCTGaacgcggtggcgccgaatgttgcctctctcttgcaaGAGACAAGCCCGATCCCCACGAACACAATGCGGCTTCTCGTGACGTGCGGCGAGATGGCTCAGAGCAAACTCTCCGGCCTCGTATCTGAGCAGCTATTGGGCCACATAATGGACTACGTGAATGGAAGCGGGGATGGCGGCGACATGTACTATCCGCTCTCTTTTATCCAcctctgcctgctggtgAGCCAGCGAGTAGATATCTTCAACTACGTCGTGCGCCAGGGACTGGGCGCGCTGGCCCTTGAGACGCTCGCGTCCGCCGCCACGGGCAGGAATGAGCCGCTGGTGGAAATGTGTTGCAATCTcttggcggtggtggtgcgccgcgtggcgGGGGACTCGTCATCACGGGTGACGGCGCAGTGCGCCAGCTGTGTGCAGGCGGACTCCATCAGCTCTGTCTTGCTGCCCATTTGCGCAGACACAGCCAACAGTATTGCTCTGATGGAGTCCGCCGCTTCCGTGATAGAGGACTTTGCCCGTCTTTCATCAACGGCCCGCAATGACCTCACCTCGGCATCCGCAATCGCGATGTGGGCAGGGGCCTTGTCCAATGCGCTTCTGTCATCGGCGAGGCGTGCCGTAGCCGTGAGCCTGCTGACAGCTCTGTCCACGTCGTGCGAGTCCACCTCGCGCGACGTGCTCGAGGAACTCAAGTGCGATTCGCGCCTCATGTCAGTGCTggccaacgccgccgactgcacgcacatgcgcctcGTCGCCAGCGAGGCGAACAAGATTCTGAAGAAACTCTCCTAG
- a CDS encoding ER lumen retaining receptor-like protein: MALVRVVGDMLHLSAILILLSKMLRQRSAAGISLKSMELFAIVFCTRYLDVLFSFIGIYNTTMKIFFIASTLHICYLMKFKSPWKATYDRENDTFRIRYLIVPCAVLSILFHGTPRHNIVIELCWTFSQYLEAVAILPQIFLLEYTERYDALTSHYLFCLGAYRVVYMIHWAIRYYIYHKVRWISVFSGFVQSLLYVDFFYHYVVQVVRKAKQRYELAK; this comes from the coding sequence ATGGCGTTGGTTCGCGTAGTCGGTGATATGCTGCACCTCAGCGCTATCTTGATCCTCTTATCGAAGATGCTGCGTCAGCGCTcggccgccggcatctcACTCAAGTCGATGGAGTTGTTCGCCATTGTCTTCTGTACGCGCTACCTTGATGTGCTGTTTTCCTTCATTGGCATCTATAACACCACCATGAAGATCTTCTTCATCGCCTCAACGCTGCATATCTGCTATTTGATGAAGTTCAAGAGTCCGTGGAAGGCGACTTACGACCGCGAAAACGACACCTTCCGCATCCGCTACCTCATCGTTCCGTGCGCGGTGCTTTCCATCCTGTTTCATGGGACACCGCGGCACAACATCGTTATCGAGTTGTGTTGGACCTTCTCGCAGTATTTGGAGGCTGTTGCGATTCTGCCGCAGATCTTCTTGCTCGAGTACACTGAGCGGTACGATGCACTGACATCTCACTACCTCTTCTGCCTCGGCGCGTACCGCGTCGTGTACATGATCCATTGGGCGATTCGCTACTATATCTATCACAAAGTCCGCTGGATCTCGGTCTTCAGCGGGTTTGTGCAGTCGCTGCTCTACGTTGATTTCTTCTATCACTACGTGGTGCAGGTGGTACGGAAGGCAAAGCAGCGATACGAGCTGGCCAAGTAG